TTCTGAGTATTTTCTGATGTTAGGATGCTTAACTATCCACTCAGTAACAAAAAACAGCTTCTCACATAATTTGATGTTCTTTTTTACATTTGCCATAGAGACAAACATTTCAAAACTTCCAAAGAAGTCTCAGGTGTAGACATGGCAGAAGTGCAACATTTTTATGAGAAGGTCAGCAAGGTGCCAAAAGTCTTCGGGGAGGTAAGGATTCAATATAAAGATTCCCACTATACAGATACTGAGAAGCTCTAGATTTGTGCATGAAACTTGGGAATTTCCATGCCAACCTAATTCATCTATGATTTTGACAAAACATAATTGCACTTTTAACCCTTGTTTCtgttctgtgtttttgtttgtttgtttttcttctgaaggtgttaAAGGGGATTTTGAAGTTACAGCCATCATTGTCTTCCTCTCCCATCTCACCTGAAAATTTCAGAGTCTACTTGATCTTGCCTTTCCTTCTCCAGGGAGAGTTTAACACCTCTTATGCTCTCAGGCGGGTAGCACAAACCATCACAAAACTCCAGCCACACAACCTGCGAACGCTTGGTAGGTTTTTATGATGATAGCACTGAATGATTTAAATGCCTGGTCATTTTTGGCTGCGAAGTAAGAGTTAGTATCACTGATGTAATTTGTTCCATAGTTTTGCCTGAAATAAATGCATTTGGTAAGAGTAGAAACATGGGGACTGCGCAGCaagacacaagaaaaaaaatcatctcagtCTGAATTTTACTAATTTTTGTAGTGCAAAATTAAGCTTCTTTTTGTTTAGTTCATTtgataaaaagagaaaatgtggCTTAACACACAAATTGCAGTTATTTGCATGTTACCTGTGACAAATACTTCACCAGCTGTTTTATTTACAGAATGCCTGTGGTCAAATCTAGAAACATCCTTTTTCAAGCAGCTGGTCATTCTATATCAGAGAGTTTCCCAGATGATCCTGTCTGACTTTCTCAAGGATGTCAGACGTTGGCTAGGAAGCCTCTACCACCTGGACCCACGTCAAACAGTGACCCTGCAAATGCTGCAGATTCTTTACCAGGTGAGAAAGCATTTGGATCCTGATTAGATAGGACATAACAGTATGAGTTAGAGTAGTTTAATCCTTTTTACTTGTTGAATTCTCAGAGTTTTCTTCTTACAAGGGAACATGGGGCCTTCTCATGTGGGGTTGCTTCAGGAATCGGTTTGGCTCTACACAAGCATAACTTCGAAGGAGTCCTGCTCTTACGTTGTGCCTGGACATCCCTCTATAGAAATGAAGAGCTGATGCATATTATAGCCTCTGTCAGGGGGAGGGATGCTTTCAGTGGTGTGAGGAGTGCATGTATTGATGCGTACAGAGCTATGGATTTGCTGTCCATGATCTAGCATGCCCATTCCCCTTTCTGCTGGTGAGATCTCTTACCCCAGTAACTGCTCACAGTATGTAAAAGACAACCTGCCTGCATGGCACACTGTGGCTGCCACAGTAATGCTGTGTGGTGCTTTAAGAGCCTGTTACCTGAGAAGTTTTCTGGGACAATAGAATTAGGGCATCTTTAGCTGCATGCAAACAAGGGGAATGGGCAATAACTGTATTCTTCTTGACAACCATCCTTTCTCCTACTGAAATGTCAAAAGTTTAGGAAAGTTAAGAGCTCAAATGTGCATTTAGTATGAATCAGAGAGAATCATTAAATGTTGTTCAAAATTGAATATGTTTTTGGCCAAGAATGCAGATTTGGGCCTTTAAGTTTAGACTCTTGAATCTGTGTTTATCCAGGTAAGTAGACTCAAAAGTGCACCAAGCCTATTCCTCCATAAGTGCTTACGTCATTTGAAGCTTTACATTTCACTGTCCCCCTAAAAATCATATCTTTTTATGAAGTATGAACATGTATAGGGAGCTCCAGACTGTCCAACAACATGAAAGACACTCAAAGTGAAACACACCTTTTTTGATGGAGTTTCGTTAAGGGATCTTCATTGTAAATGGAAATTGCTTTCCTCAATGGCTTTCTGAGACTTCTCACTGCTGACTGCTGTGCTGCTTGTAATGATTCTATCCTTCCACTACTGTGCAGAATCTTGGAGCTCTTTCTGCAGAAGCCTTGCTACTCCTTAGTCCTGTCCTGTCACACAGACACATAGCTTACTAGATCTGCTGACACTCGTTTTCATATTGCTTGTTATCACTGCAGGTGAACTCCAGAACTGGTACCAgagtaaaagaaaacaacttcTATGTGCCTGAAGTGAAAGAGATTATCTGTATGTGTCATTTCGTTGATATAAGAGGAGTAAGTACAAAATCTTACCAGCAGtgcaaaccactttttttttttattatttttaatgagtcAATATATATGGAAGTCAACTCTATACTCTAGCCCAGTACTTTTCAAAGACAATGCATTTTCCCTAGTTCTCTAGCTGTTCTACATTATGCAACCCATTTGCCATCCCAGTATTTTAGCAGCTACAATAGTGCCTTTCCAGCAATGACCCCTGGTTCTGAGAGCTGTCCTCCAGCATCTTAAGCAGCTCTTTGCTTTGAACTGGTGTTTAGTGTGAAATAGCACCACGAGCGATGATTGCTACAGTTCTTGTTGCTCTGGATTTCACTATGtttaaataacagaaatattGTGAGGTGTCTTTAAACTTTTATGCAGAAACTTTGTCGAGCATTTCAATTTACTTATATCTAAAACCAAAGCTGTGGTAATAGAAAACAATCTGTGAAGTGGTTCATTTCTTGATGACATGAAGGAGGGAAAATTAGCTACCAAATGCATCGGTGTCATAGGAAGCAGCATGAAATGGAAACGTGGATAGTAGGGGCTTCCTTAGGCAAAAAATGCCTGGCTGAAATTCGAAGGGCAACTACCTCTTTCATAACCTTTCATCTGCTAATGTACCAATTTTGTACCAATTAATCAGAGCAGAAGAGAAGGCTTGAGAAACAGTATAGAATCAAAAGCCAAATAGTACATTACCTGAAGCTGCTGCCTTATCACACTAGAGGTGTAACACCTTGAATTAGATTATTTTGTATACCAATATCTACTTCGGTATTACAGATAATAAAGCAAACAGTTTTTAACAACAATGTACCATAGCTTGGCTATCTAGGACATTTTTACTATGCATTTTGGTTTAGCGGAATTATGGAAAATGCTATTAAGATCACTACATCTCTGTTTTATTCCTGGGGCACTATAACACAAGTGTCTGCCTGCACAGACACTTCGGGTGCCTCTCTGTCAGGGTTTCTCACTCACAGGAGTGTTTAGCAGACAGCATGCCTTTGTTGGTGTAGTGTTCGTGTACACAACAGGGGTGTGTTTTAGAGATAAAGGAGTTTGCCAGGGTACAGACTAGCAGTCCAGTCTGCCCATGTACCCCCAAACTTGTTTGATTTTGTAAGAGAAAATCAATAcgtctttttcctccttccttgtaaTTTCAGACAGCCCTATGGATGCTGAGCAGGTATCCATGCATCTTTGACATACAAGGGAAGATCATGGTTCATTTTACAGAACGCAACACTCGGGCCAGCCATTCGAGTGATGTAagtatgggctttttttttttttttcaatttataagAGAGAAACACACTTGCTAACACATTGTTACTTCAATCTTCAGATACCCTTAATAGTGGCGACCATGAAGCTGTGGCGGTTTCCAGTCAAAAGACAGTGTCTTCTCCAAGACATATGGACCCATTTAAATAAGGCATCAACCCAGCAGTTTAAGAATCTCTTACAGGTAAGATACCAAATCGTATTGTTAGTTATGCTGCAGTgttctttggttttcagtgttacTGAAGTATTGGTAGAAGAGGTTTGGTCTTTGCTGAGCAAAAACCAAAACTTCGCATCAAATTGTTATGAAACATGTTCCATGGAGGACATAGAGTAAATCTGGAGGGTAGTAACTTACATTCTTATTCCCCACAGCCATCAAGCTTTGTTAGCATAAGTTAAATGCAAGTGGCAGTGCTATTTACCATGAAGTTGCTTTTGGGTAATGTAATAGGATTGCTCAGGAAAACGGTAACTGGTGAAGTCTATTACTGCTAGGCTGACTTTAAAGACTCTGGGCTAGTTTGCTGTATGTGGAAAAACCTGGTGGCTGGGGACCCAGCAAGCGACATAGCCACAAAAGCCATTTCTCGCATGGAGATGCTGCCTGAAGGGACAGAAAGGATAGTGCCAGCAAGAGAGGTGGAAAGCTGATGATAATGCTGCTGTCTCTGTGTGGCTTCAGTCAGTGGTTTCCACACAAACTCAAAGGTTCTCGCAGCTGTATTTTCTTCAGGTATCGCAATGCTAGCCCTGCCCTACAAAAGCCATTAGATGGTTGATGTGAAAACAGCACCTGGGCAGAGCAGAGCTCAACTTGGGGGCCACATGCCTTGCCAATCACTGACACAAGGGCTGTCAGAGCCTGGCACCATGCCTGGGCAGAGGGAACGATCAACCTCTGCCCTGTTACCAATGTCTGGGTCTTTCCATGTGAACCTTCTTGACAGCCAGAGCTGTCAAGAGCTCTTCCTTCCTATACACTTGGGAGAAGATTCACAATGGCTCCTAGAGctgcctttccttcccccttcctcacTACATCAGCTGAAAAAGGCATTTATTTACAGAGCCAGTCAGGCTTGTGCTCTGTACTGTCCTCTAGAGCTAGTCTCTCTCCACCAATTGTACATGGACCCATGACAAACAGCTGCACTTAGCTACAGTCAGCCTTTGAATACAGCCTTTGAGTGCTCTTGCAGTCACTGCCTTTCATACCATGCATCACAGTATTATTTGCCCAGCAGCAGCCCAGTCAGTTTGACTGGATTATTAACATCTGGCCAAGAGACACTGAGGTCTGCAGTATGTATAACTTGGTGCTGCATTTCTGAGTTTTTCCAGAAGGCACAGGACATTTATGTGTCTGTGGTACACATATAAACCACCCtgtaacaaaacacaaaaaaagaaactctTGTAATAGATTGTGGCATTAACCTGTCCCCTTCATAGCTGTGTCCTGTGAAGACAGTTTGTCAGACAGTACCAAGAACTTTGCAAGTGACAACCTCATAGTGGTCTGTCATTCCGTTTGCTGTTGTTGCTTTAAATGAAAACAGGGAAGGCTGAAATGTTCagcaaaagtattttctgttccCTCTACTGAGGGGAAAGTTGATCTACATACTTAAACAGAATTTGTAGCTGCCAGCTTAACTACCAAATCCTGGACTCAGTTGGAGTTCTTTTTTCTCTAACCTGTCAGGAGATGCCTCTTTAATGGAGACGACCCAGCCTGGCTATCAAACTTGGGCACTCAGACACATTTAACAAATAGTACAGGGACACAGATCTCCTAAGCAAACACTGGAATATGTTGGAGGCCACTCTAATAAAACCCCCAAAtgcacaaatacattttttctgcagaactgtCATTTCCCcatctttttatatttctttcaagataaaaaaaaaggcaaacaagcaGCTACTGGACATATAGACATGGGTATCCTCCAAGTAAAAGTATTCATTTAACTCTTGTTATTAAACAtctaatttattttatattcttctgACAGTGAGACATTTCAATAACACACAtcaattcaaaacaaaaccaaagctcaTAATTCAAAGAGAGATTCATATTGCTACATCTTGTCATTGCTTATTATTTAAGATCAGTTATTTCATTCATAAGTTCTTCCCCATAAAAATGCTCACTGCCTAGATCTTCATTAGTGCCACTACAAATCCACTTGAATACACAAGAAGGAAGTAGTGCTTCTTGTTATTCCTCCTCTTTATCTGCCTTAGCAGTAATTAAGTAATAGGGTGCTGCAGATGACTTAATACAGTTCCAGATACTACTAGGAAAATGATGAGTCACTGGTGCTAGGAAGGAACTCTCTCAAATCAACTTCAATACCTGATTAGATTAAATAAACTGCACTGCTTTAGAGAAGCCCAGGGCTTAGCCAACACCTCACACTAGTTGTGCCTAAAAAGCTTAATCCCCATCCAGGTCCACAGGTGGAAGAACACATAAACCGGTATTGTAACAGGGAACAGGagactgtagaaacacaagctgtTGGTGCTGGTGCAGCCCTGTGGGAAGGTTTCATCGACACTGGCTGAGTAAAACAAGCCTGCTAGGGACAGGAGGGGAATGAGCACAGTCagggtgggcagggaggggagcaggCCTCGTCCGGCCATCAGTCCCGTCACTGCTCTGACTCCTTCGAGCCCTCGGCTGGCGGCTTCTTCTGAGTCGTCCTGGCAGCCTCGGGGATCATGTTGGGGATGCCGTCGATGATGGGGTACGCGATGCCCAGCTCCTCGTTAATGAGCTCGTTGGTAGCTTCTTCGTACCTGGCCAGGcaagtcagggaaaaaaaacaagaggAGTGAATGACCGGGTTTGCCGCTGGCAGCCCCTCCCGCTCGGCACGGGGCGGCTGCAGGCCAAGGGCGGGCGGCCAGACCTGCCATTCCGCCGCTcagggcccggccccggccctaGCCCCGGCCTCTCACCTCAGCGGCCGCTTGGAGAGCGGGCACACCAGGAACCGCAGCAGCGACGGCTCCAGCGGCTGCGCTAAACTGGTGCCCTGGCCGTGCCCGCCGCCGCTAGCCGCCCGAAGCAGCGCCGCCGTCCCGCCGCGCAGCATGGCCGCTCCCCGCGCCGGTGCGTTCGCCAGTCCGTCCCGGGCTGCGCCGCGGATCGCGCACGGTGGTTCCGCCCGCCTTCCCCGCCGCGGGTGGCGGTGCCGCTCCCCCCGGCGCTATGGGTGTCTCGGTGCCCGCAGGTGTCGTTCGAGGGCGAGCCAGGAGCGGACGAAGGTGGGCTGGGCCGGGAGCTGTTCAGCGTGGCCGCCAGGACCCTCTGCCAGCCCGACACCGGGCCGTTCCACCACCTCGCCTCCGGCCTGCTGTGGTTCCCCAGCCAGGTAAGCGGGCCCCGCGGCCCTGGCAGGCGGGGAGCCTGCGCCCGGGAAAAAGCAGTCACGGCTTGTTCTCCGTGTGTTTGTTCCTAAGCAGGCCCCGAGCAGCCAGCACACCTTCTTCCAGATTGGGACGCTATGCGGAATGGCGCTGTACAACGGGTACACGgtgcccttccccttccccaggaCTCTCTACAAGAAGCTGCTGGGCCTGGAGCCCGACCTCGGCGACCTGGAGGAGCTGTTGCCAGCCGCAGGCCGGTACGAGCCAGGCAGGCCCCAGATGTTGCTGGGAAGCTATGGCTGAGGCAGGTCTGCTGACTTGAGGATGCGCACAGAGATCCCCAAGGCCGTATTTGGGGTACCTCTGACAGCTGTATTTGCCATCGCAGAGCTGCTAAAAGCTACAGATTATCAAGGTTGCCTTTGTCCAGGGCATGAATGTTGCTCTCAGACAGGGGCTTTCATCGCCAAAATAAAAAGCTGACCCCATGGCTTACAAGGGAACAGATTTCTGGTCCATGCGAGCTAAAGTCCACACTGAATATGTAGTTCAGAACCGCTTTGTGGAAGAACTAAGCACCCAGTTACTAATGTTGAGGGTTTTTTCTGATTTACTAATTACCAGTTTCCACAGTGATATTACACAAGCACAGTGTTACCATATGCTGCTGTTGTGCCAGATCTGACAATCCACAGTGGGGTTTCTACAGGCTGGGAAAGGAGATTTCAGGCAGGTATAGctgggagagctgctgctgccaccaatATAAAGCTATGCCCCTGAAGCCCAGCGTTCCACGCAAGTGCTATAAACAGCCAAGAAGATGAGAACCCCTTTCCTGAAGGCAGCGAGTGCGTTGAAATGCAAAAGAGCCCTTAGTGCTGACTGAAATATCAGGTTGCTTGCAATACTTTGAGAGGTGCCGCACCCCAAAACAGTTCTCTTGGATCATCCCACTGGTCCACAGTTAATTCCTCACAAGGCTTTGGTCCAAGCCTACCACTGAACTTTGTGTAAAGTTATCCCCACAGGGCATGGGGACGGACTTGCCTGAAACCCTTCAAGGCAAAGGCATTTGCCCTCAGCTTGAGGCAGCAGCAGGACGTAAGTGTACAGATCAGTTTAGGGCCATATATGGAGGTGAATATAGGTGTTCCATATGTATATGCATTTAAAATCTGCTTGTCAAAGGATGGTTTTCAGTGGAATTTGAAAGTGCTTTGCATGATCATTTGTCCTCTCTCTTTGCCCCTTTGTTTTTCGAAAGGAGCCTTCAGAGAATTTTGGATGAAGAATGTGATCAAGTCCTTGAGAGCCTGGACATGGACTTCACGGTAAGACATTATTGTGCCATTCAGACATGCCGTGTCCCACTGCAAATGACACAACTTGTCTGTAAACTCAAACTAAGAGAAGTGCTGTGTCAGGCCTTGCAGAAGGAAAGAATGTTAGATGTAGCACATTTATATCTGTCCTATATAGATATAGCACccaatgttttaatttatttgtgtAGATAATGGAAGAAGGAGGTTCCATGGTTCCTGTTGAACTTAAAGAAAATGGTGCCAACATTCCTGTCACTAAGTATAACAggtcagttttatttttcttatcctgttgtcttgagTGTGTGAAATAGCATATCTACATTCATCCCCATATACTCTTAGAAAACATTGAACATCAGCATTGAGCCGTTGGTCTTGGTGCAATAGGTTGTATGCTTTCAGTTCTTGCTGTACATGCTGCATATGCTCTAGACATTGAGTGTTTGTGCAAGCAGTCGATAAGAAGGGGATCCCTGGACTTCCTGGCATCTGCATATACAGAGATGCCTGGCCTTATCAGGGAAATTCCTAACAAATGTATAAAATACCCCTGAAGAATATTTTCAGGTAAATACAACACCTCTGGGAGCTCCAGCAATAGCTACACCTCTAtaaggtggtgttttggttttttttctgagcaaaatGTTTCTGGCTTAGTTACATATATGGAATGTATCCTGTATATAACAGAGAAGGAGCAATCTGTCAGTATGGTATTGTGTCAATATTAACCTCAGCACAGAGGAGAGAGAAATTCTGTGGCCTGAGTTACACAGATGATCTGAGGACCCACAGAGGTGCACAAAAATGATGTTTAGGAAGGTTGAAGTACAGCATTTACATTGAGTTGATTGTACAAGTACAAAGTCACTAAACAAATCCCCATCAAAACCAGAAGATTAAAACTGTACTGATTAGCAGTGCcaatatttattttgatttcaGGTTAATTCTTGGGCACtcagtgggagttttgctgaATTTACCACATTTAGGTCTGCTATGCTCCATTTAATAGTGAAGTGTCTGACAGGATCTCATTGGAGGGTTCACATGAAGTACAAAGAGTATTATAAAAATGAATCCATGTTGGCCAGCATTCTCTTATTTGTGTTGATCCTTCTGTTATTCAGTGAATAATAATTGCCAGTGATGACTTCTCTCAGTAAAGACTGAGTCTTTATAGTAGAGCAGGTCCTTTGGAATAAAGAAAGAAAGTTCTCtgtatttctccttttaaaaaaacaCCTATTGCATTGTTTGTCTGATTCAAATTATCTTTGCAGGAAAGAATTTGTTGACTTGTATGTGAACTATGTGCTCAATAAATCAATACAGAAGCCATTTGAGGACTTCATGCAAGGGTTTTTAAGAGGCTGCCCAGCTAAGCAGTGGAAGATATTTCTCCCTGCAGAGCTCCAGATTGTTATCCAGGGACACACAGAATTTGACTGGAATCTGCTGGAAAAGGTATTGGATACAAGCACATACTTCTGCCATATCTGCTGACCATACAGTTTTTCAGACCTCTTGTTTTGTTGAGTGCATAGGTCatgaacaaagaaacagaagctcaagagactttatttttcttaatttgtgtCATTACTTTGAGTGTGTTTCAAATCTATATCAGGTACAAGAATAAACAGGATTAAAAATCAATTTGTAGCTCAAGGATTGTCATATGAATCTttggaaaacaaatgaacaagcaGATTCCAGAGGTTAAGAGGATTTTAATATCTATGAACAGGATTATGAAATTTATCAGATAAACTGTTGTGGCTGTATGGGAATAATGAGGATTAACTGGCTTGGTTTATTTTTATCTCTTTGACAGAATGTGAAGTACATACACTATAAAGAGTTAGATCAAACCATcaggaatttttgggctgtgtttcataaactcccagaagaaaaaaagaagatgttTCTTGGTAATATATCAGGCATTTTAAACTTTTCATAGCCCTTTTCTCTACCCCACAACACACATTTTAGATGCttgcacatgaaaaatatgttagttCTGAACAGCTCTTGACATGCTCCCTCCCCCCATTTTCTAGTGAAAGCCACAAAGAATTGCACAGACACAGCTCTGagcctcctcccctcccttgaGGCTTGGCTGAGCACATCTGACTGCCTTGAGCCTTGCAATTACTTTATGTCTTACTTTTGTGGTTATCAGTTGTTGGTCAGAGGCCTCAACTTGTGTGAGCAGACTATATAAGGAAAAGTAAAAAAGGGCTTATAATTATTATGAATCAGCAAGAGACTTTAATATATTCAGGTACAAATTCAACAAAGCAAAATAACTAACTTACAGAAATAGCCATGTTTTATACTAATTTCCCCTCATGATTTTCATTCTCTGATaacatcttgttttgttttcagtttactaactgctttttgtttttcttttttcccttcagctTTTTTGTCAGGATCTGATCGAATCCCTGCCTGTGAAATGGAACATTTTAGTTTTTATATTGTAGATCCTCaagcagaaaatccagatgagTGCTATTTTTTTGCCAATACT
This genomic stretch from Patagioenas fasciata isolate bPatFas1 chromosome 4, bPatFas1.hap1, whole genome shotgun sequence harbors:
- the LOC136100774 gene encoding E3 ISG15--protein ligase HERC5-like isoform X1; the encoded protein is MPAGRRRQRQQQQQQQQQRQQRQQRQEQQRQQRQEQQRQQPQQGGRRDQANGFPPSTGEHTQLQRNEEVRCSNHDKTHTLVLSSDGMLSEQWATASAHCSKTRLVKELEDHHIVQVACGDQHAMALSRGGELFTWGQNAHGQLGVSRQTALIPKPQLVERLKGIPLAQIAAGGAHNVAVSLSGAVYSWGKNDFGQLGLGDTRDRGCPSYVKALEHWKTVFVSCGADHTAVLSKEGLVCTFGAGGSGQLGHNSTQNELVPRLVAELWGARVSQIACGRQHTLVYVPSLDKVFSFGSDEEGHLEDKRKPNQLIPLPIDSPVNTGKSHQENNTSQKVIEITAGGNRSIVLCKKNKNSCLNGIATLKDEDVDAWISSSSTQDWESLKKNIGLIFSSEACINGSFLAKRDKHFKTSKEVSGVDMAEVQHFYEKVSKVPKVFGEVLKGILKLQPSLSSSPISPENFRVYLILPFLLQGEFNTSYALRRVAQTITKLQPHNLRTLECLWSNLETSFFKQLVILYQRVSQMILSDFLKDVRRWLGSLYHLDPRQTVTLQMLQILYQVNSRTGTRVKENNFYVPEVKEIICMCHFVDIRGTALWMLSRYPCIFDIQGKIMVHFTERNTRASHSSDIPLIVATMKLWRFPVKRQCLLQDIWTHLNKASTQQFKNLLQVSFEGEPGADEGGLGRELFSVAARTLCQPDTGPFHHLASGLLWFPSQQAPSSQHTFFQIGTLCGMALYNGYTVPFPFPRTLYKKLLGLEPDLGDLEELLPAAGRSLQRILDEECDQVLESLDMDFTIMEEGGSMVPVELKENGANIPVTKYNRKEFVDLYVNYVLNKSIQKPFEDFMQGFLRGCPAKQWKIFLPAELQIVIQGHTEFDWNLLEKNVKYIHYKELDQTIRNFWAVFHKLPEEKKKMFLAFLSGSDRIPACEMEHFSFYIVDPQAENPDECYFFANTCRRILFLPRYSNKRILKKKLLCTIEHNENFGLR
- the LOC136100774 gene encoding E3 ISG15--protein ligase HERC5-like isoform X2 is translated as MPAGRRRQRQQQQQQQQQRQQRQQRQEQQRQQRQEQQRQQPQQGGRRDQANGFPPSTGEHTQLQRNEEVRCSNHDKTHTLVLSSDGMLSEQWATASAHCSKTRLVKELEDHHIVQVACGDQHAMALSRGGELFTWGQNAHGQLGVSRQTALIPKPQLVERLKGIPLAQIAAGGAHNVAVSLSGAVYSWGKNDFGQLGLGDTRDRGCPSYVKALEHWKTVFVSCGADHTAVLSKEGLVCTFGAGGSGQLGHNSTQNELVPRLVAELWGARVSQIACGRQHTLVYVPSLDKVFSFGSDEEGHLEDKRKPNQLIPLPIDSPVNTGKSHQENNTSQKVIEITAGGNRSIVLCKKNKNSCLNGIATLKDEDVDAWISSSSTQDWESLKKNIGLIFSSEACINGSFLAKRDKHFKTSKEVSGVDMAEVQHFYEKVSKVPKVFGEVLKGILKLQPSLSSSPISPENFRVYLILPFLLQGEFNTSYALRRVAQTITKLQPHNLRTLECLWSNLETSFFKQLVILYQRVSQMILSDFLKDVRRWLGSLYHLDPRQTVTLQMLQILYQVNSRTGTRVKENNFYVPEVKEIICMCHFVDIRGTALWMLSRYPCIFDIQGKIMVHFTERNTRASHSSDIPLIVATMKLWRFPVKRQCLLQDIWTHLNKASTQQFKNLLQVSFEGEPGADEGGLGRELFSVAARTLCQPDTGPFHHLASGLLWFPSQAPSSQHTFFQIGTLCGMALYNGYTVPFPFPRTLYKKLLGLEPDLGDLEELLPAAGRSLQRILDEECDQVLESLDMDFTIMEEGGSMVPVELKENGANIPVTKYNRKEFVDLYVNYVLNKSIQKPFEDFMQGFLRGCPAKQWKIFLPAELQIVIQGHTEFDWNLLEKNVKYIHYKELDQTIRNFWAVFHKLPEEKKKMFLAFLSGSDRIPACEMEHFSFYIVDPQAENPDECYFFANTCRRILFLPRYSNKRILKKKLLCTIEHNENFGLR
- the LOC136100774 gene encoding probable E3 ubiquitin-protein ligase HERC4 isoform X3, which gives rise to MGCFLSSGLLLQLTALRQGGELFTWGQNAHGQLGVSRQTALIPKPQLVERLKGIPLAQIAAGGAHNVAVSLSGAVYSWGKNDFGQLGLGDTRDRGCPSYVKALEHWKTVFVSCGADHTAVLSKEGLVCTFGAGGSGQLGHNSTQNELVPRLVAELWGARVSQIACGRQHTLVYVPSLDKVFSFGSDEEGHLEDKRKPNQLIPLPIDSPVNTGKSHQENNTSQKVIEITAGGNRSIVLCKKNKNSCLNGIATLKDEDVDAWISSSSTQDWESLKKNIGLIFSSEACINGSFLAKRDKHFKTSKEVSGVDMAEVQHFYEKVSKVPKVFGEVLKGILKLQPSLSSSPISPENFRVYLILPFLLQGEFNTSYALRRVAQTITKLQPHNLRTLECLWSNLETSFFKQLVILYQRVSQMILSDFLKDVRRWLGSLYHLDPRQTVTLQMLQILYQVNSRTGTRVKENNFYVPEVKEIICMCHFVDIRGTALWMLSRYPCIFDIQGKIMVHFTERNTRASHSSDIPLIVATMKLWRFPVKRQCLLQDIWTHLNKASTQQFKNLLQVSFEGEPGADEGGLGRELFSVAARTLCQPDTGPFHHLASGLLWFPSQQAPSSQHTFFQIGTLCGMALYNGYTVPFPFPRTLYKKLLGLEPDLGDLEELLPAAGRSLQRILDEECDQVLESLDMDFTIMEEGGSMVPVELKENGANIPVTKYNRKEFVDLYVNYVLNKSIQKPFEDFMQGFLRGCPAKQWKIFLPAELQIVIQGHTEFDWNLLEKNVKYIHYKELDQTIRNFWAVFHKLPEEKKKMFLAFLSGSDRIPACEMEHFSFYIVDPQAENPDECYFFANTCRRILFLPRYSNKRILKKKLLCTIEHNENFGLR
- the PIGY gene encoding phosphatidylinositol N-acetylglucosaminyltransferase subunit Y; the encoded protein is MAGRGLLPSLPTLTVLIPLLSLAGLFYSASVDETFPQGCTSTNSLCFYSLLFPVTIPVYVFFHLWTWMGIKLFRHN
- the PYURF gene encoding protein preY, mitochondrial; this encodes MLRGGTAALLRAASGGGHGQGTSLAQPLEPSLLRFLVCPLSKRPLRYEEATNELINEELGIAYPIIDGIPNMIPEAARTTQKKPPAEGSKESEQ